The Mesorhizobium opportunistum WSM2075 DNA window TTTACCGGGGCGGCGAGATGGCCGCGGTCGATGTCCACAACCGGGTCAGCGTCAACGATGCGTTGACCATTCATCAGCTCGTCCGCAACGGCGCGGGTCTGGGCGTGCTTTCCACCTATCTCTGCGTCGACGATTTCGCCGAAGGCCGTCTCGTCCCGCTGCTCGCCGATTGGGACATCGCACCGGTCGAGGTCAATCTCCTCTTCCCGAGCAAGCGCGAGTTGTCGCAAACCGTGCGCAGCTTCGTGGATTTCATGCGCAAGGTTTCAGTCCCCAACGAGCACTGGCAAGGCGGCATCGTCGCGACGGGCTGATGCCGGTATTCTCCCGCCTTGCGGGGCACCTCAGATCGGCAGTTCCAGCGTGTATTTGATGGTCTGGCTGGGAACGTCGGTCTTGACGTTCTGGACGCCCTTGATGCGGCTCAGATGCTCCGACTGGAAGCGGCGATAGTCGTCGATGCTGTCCGCCACGATGCGCACCATGGCGTCGCAGTCGCCGAGCATCAGGTAGCATTCCATGACCTGGGGCAGCTTGGCCACTTGGGTGGCGAAATGCTCGATCGTGTCCTCGTCCTGCGCCTTCAGCCAGATGCGGGTGAAGAAGGTGAGGCCCTTGCCGATGCTGGCCGGATTGAGCACGGCGACATAGCGGTCGATGACGCCGGCCTCCTCCAGGAGCTTCACGCGGCGCAGGCAAGGCGAGGGCGACAGGCCGACTTCATTGGCCAGATCGTTGTTGGCCATGCGGCCGTCGCGCTGCAGTGCGCGCAGGATGCGCTTATCGATCTCGTCAAACTTCATGGTGTCGAATTCCATCTTTTTTGGCATCCGTGACATTCAGTGCCAAAAATAGATGGAATGCGACGATGTTCGCAACCAAATTGCGGAGGGATGTGGGTATCTTTGCCCTTGGCATCACGAGAGTTCAAAGGCAGGGAAGCGGCGGCCGCGAGGCCGGCCGACGGCAAGGCATGAGCATTTCCGGGACATGAGCATTTCACAGACAGTCGAAGCGGCGGGCGACGGTTCGGGATCGGAGTTCCGCCGGGGCGTGACATCCTGCGCGCCGGTGCTGCTCGGTACCATTCCCTATGCGCTGGTGCTCGGCGCGCAGGCCACGCAGAAAGGGCTGAGCACGGTCGAGTTGTCCATGATGACGGGGCTGAACTTCGCCGGCGGCTCGGAATTCGCGGCGATTCAGTTGTGGACGTCGCCGCCGCATATCCTGCTCATCGTCGCCATCACCTTCCTGGTCAACAGCCGTCATCTGCTGATGGGAGCGGCGCTGGCGCCGTTCCTGCGCGACCTGCCGCGGCGCAAGGTGTTTCCGGCACTGTTCTTCATGTGTGACGAAAGCTGGGCGCTGGGCTTGACCGATGCCAGACAGCGCACTGCTGCCGGCATCACGCCGGCCTTCAGCCCGCGCTACTACATGGGTGCCGCACTGGCGATGTATCTGACCTGGGTGGCCTTCACCACGCTGGGCGCCTTGCTTGGCCCGATGCTTGGCCATGTCGAGACCTACGGTTTCGATATGGCGTTTCCGGCGGTCTTCCTGGTGCTGATGCGCGGCATGTGGAAGGGAGTGGCGGCGGCACGGCCCTGGCTGGTCAGCCTGGTTGTCGCCGCACTCATCTATCTCTTCGTTCCCGGCGCCTGGTACGTCGCGGCGGGTGCGGTGTCGGGGCTGGTCGCGGCCTGGCTGATGGCAGGTGACGCATGATCGATGGGGCGACCGTTTTCACCATCGTGCTGATGGCCAGCGTCACCTATCTGACGCGGATCGGCGGCTATGTCGTGCTGCGCAACCGCGTGCTCAGTGCCCGTGCCACGACGGTGATGGAGGCGGCACCCGGTTGCGTGCTGATCTCGGTCATCGCGCCGGCCTTCGTGTCCCGAAATCCGGCTGATCTCCTGGCGCTGGCCATCACCTTTGTCGCCGCGACGCGCCTGTCCATGCTGCCGACCGTGCTGATCGGGGTCACCGCGGCGGGTCTGCTCAGGCATTTCATTGGCTAGAAACGAAAAAGGCAGGCGGTTAGAAACGAAAAAGGCAGGCGCGGGCGCCTGCCTTTGATACGATGCAGATCCGTCCTCTAGGCGGCTGTCGCGACATCCCGGCTTGCCGCCACCACGGCATCTACCTTGGCGGTCGCCTTGGCCAAAGCGGCCGCGACCGCGTCGGGGCCCATGCTGACGCCTTCGATGCGGATGACATCGACATCGGTCATGCCGAGGAAGCCGAGCACGCCGCGCAGATAGGGAATCGCGTGATCGAACTGCACGGCCGCACCTTCGGAATAGACGCCGCCCGAAGCCAATACGACATAGACCTTCTTGCCGGTGACGAGGCCCTTGGGCCCGTTTTCACCATAGGCGAAGCTCCTGCCGGAGCGGGAAATATGGTCGACCCAGGACTTCAGCGTAGAGGAGATGTTGAAGTTGATGAAGCCGGTGGCCAGGATGACCGTGTCGGCGGCGAACAATTCGTCGAGCACGACGTCGGAGACGCCGACGACCTCGGCCTGGCGCTGGGTGCGGGCTTCAACGGGCGTGTAGATGCCGGTTGCATAGTCCGCATCGATATGCGGCAGCGGGTTGGCGACGAGGTCGCGCACGACAAGCGTGTTCGAGGGATCGGCGGCGACGAGCTTCTCAGCGAATTCGGTGGCGATGCGGGTCGAGTGCGAGGCAGCGCCGCGCGGGCTCGAAGTGACGAGAAGAATGGACATAGCGGGTCTCTCCAGTGGAATGAATTGTCCCGCCACATATGGGGCTATCGATCCATCGGATAAACTGGTATATTTTCTATACGATCCATCAATAAAATAGATATCGTCATGCAACCCAATCCGACACTCGACCAGCTGCAGATCCTTGTCGCCGTAGCCGACACCGGGAGTTTCTCGGCCGCCGGCCGCAAGCTCAACCGGGCTCAATCCGTCATCAGCTATGGCATCGCCAATCTCGAGGCGCAGCTTGGGCTCAAGCTGTTCGAGCGCGAGGGCACGCGCGAGCCGCAACTGACCGAGATCGGCCGGGCGATGCTGGAGGATGCAAGGCGCATGATTGGCGTGCTGCAGCGTATGCGTTCGCGCGCCGACGGCCATCATCACGGGCTGGAAGCCGAGGTGGCGCTCTCGGTCGATGCGTCGTTGCCCTCATCGGTACTGGTGCGGGTGCTGAAGGCGTTCGAGATGCAGTTTCCGACCGTGATGCTGCGCCTGCATATCGGCACGCTCGGCCTGATCCCCGATCATGTGGTCAGCGGACAGGCCGATCTCGGCATTGGCGGCTTGCTGGGCGATGTCGACGTGCATCTGGTGCGTATCGGCTTCATGTCGATCGTGCTGGCCGCAGCCCCCAGCCACCCGCTGGCGCTGCTGCCGAAACCGCTGGCGCTCGAGGATGTGCGTGAACACACCCAGCTTGTCGTGACCGATCAGTCCGAACGCACCAAGGGACGCGATTTCGGGGTCTTCGCCTACCGGACCTGGCGTCTCACGGATATGCGCACCAAACACATGCTGATGCGCGAGGGCCTCGGCTGGGGCGGCCTGCCGCGCTGGCTGATATCAGACGATCTGGCAAGCGGCCGGCTGGTGGAAATCGACCTTGAACCCTTCAGCGAGGTGCGCTCGCCGCTGTTTGCCATGCATCGCAACGACACCAGCCCGAAGCCGGCGGCCGCCTGGCTGATCGAGCGGTTCAAGCGCGGGCTTGGCTGCTTCAACGAGTTCGAGCCGGGTGAGGTGCCCGCGGAAGAGCCGGAAACGTCCAACGCGCAAGGGTGAGCTCGGCGATGGCCGAACGAGGACGTCAGGCCGCAACAAGGCATTGCCGTTCCCTTGTTGGCAGCCGGCTTGGCACCCGGCGCCTCAAATAGATTGCGATCGAACTCTATCTCTGATATAAATGTCGAACGAAATCTAAATTAGAGGTCGACATGAGAGTGAGCCGTGCGCAGGCGGAAGCAAATCGCGAAGCGGTGATCGACGCCGCGAGCCGGCTTTTTCGAGAGCATGGCTTCGATGGCATCGGGCTGAAGGACCTGATGAAGGGCGCCGGCCTCACTCAGGGTGGGTTCTACAAGCAGTTCGAATCCAAGGACGATCTGGCCGCACAAGCATCGAGGCGGGCGATGGAGCACGCGACCCGGAGATGGTCGGCCGCTGCCGCCGCAAGCCCTGACCCGCTCGAGGCCGTGATCGGTTTCTACCTTTCACCCGGACATCGCGAAACGAAGGGCGAGGGTTGTCCATTGGTGGCGCTTGGCTCGGACGCGGCGCGTCAAAGCGAGGAGGTGAGAGAGCCATTCCAGGATGGCATCGCGGCTCACCTCGAGATTCTCGACCAATTGATACCTGGGGCCGAGGGACCGGGAGACCATCGCAAAGCCATGGCGGTGCTGTCGCTCATGGTGGGTGCTGTAACGATCTCCCGCATACTGAAAGATGAGGAGATGTCGCGGCGTTTTCTCAGCGCTGCCGCTGGCGAGGTCAGGCAAATTGCGGCTTCGCGGGAATAGCTCCGCTCCGGTACGCACTGCGCACGTTTGACGACCTCGCGGCGCGCCATTCGCCGAAATGAACAAGCGGTGATCGCGATGTGGTCGCCACGACGCTGTCGCGCGAAGGGGATCCAACAGAATGACAACCGGAGTAAACATGCGTCGTATCGTTATTACAGGCATGGGAGCAGTTAGCCCGCTCGGAGCCAACGTGGCGACTTCCTGGTCCCGCCTCTTGGCTGGTCGCTCGGGCATCCGGAGGCTTGCGGACGATGTCGTGGGAGACCTGCCGGCAAAGATCGGCGCAACGGTTCCCTCCCTGCAGGAAGACCCCGAAGCCGGCTTCGACCCAGACACCGTCCTGGCCCCGAAGGAACAGCGCAGGGCAGACCGCTTCATCCTCTTCGCACTGGCGGCGGCGGAAGAGGCGCTGTCCCAGGCGAAGTGGAAACCAGTCTCGAACGATGACAAGGCCCGTACCGCGACGATCATCGCTTCGGGTGTCGGAGGATTTCCGGCGATAACCGAAGCTGTGAGAACCGTCGATCAGCGCGGTGTTCGGCGTCTGTCGCCATTCACCGTGCCATCGTTCCTGGTGAACATGGCCGCGGGACAGATTTCCATCCGATACGGCTTCAAGGGACCGCTTGGCGCTCCGGTGACGGCGTGCGCGGCCGGCATTCAGGCGATCGGCGACGCGGCGCGTCTTATCCGCGCCAATGAAGCCGACATCGCGGTGTGCGGCGGAACCGAAGCCTGCATGAACGCGGTCAGTCTCGGCGGTTTCGCGGCGGCACGCTCCCTCTCGACATCCTTCAATCACCGTCCCGATCAGGCCTCCCGTCCGTTCGACATGTTGCGTGACGGCTTCGTCATGGGTGAGGGGGCCGGTGTCCTGGTCGTCGAGGCATTGAGCCACGCGCTCGCGCGTGGCGCCAAGCCGCTCGCCGAGCTCGTCGGCTACGGCACGACGGCGGACGCTTATCACATCACATCGGGTCCCGAGGATGGCGACGGTGCGCGCCGAGCCATGGAGATCGCGATCAGCCAAGCGGGCATTTCGGCACGGGACGTCCGCCATCTCAATGCGCACGCGACCTCCACGCCGGTCGGCGATGCCGGGGAGATCGAGGCGATCAAAAGGGTCTTTGGCGCGGATTTCAGCATAGCTGTCAGCGGGACAAAGGCGGCGACCGGACATCTGCTGGGAGCGGCCGGCGGGCTTGGCGCCATCTTCACGATCCTTGCGCTCAGGGATCAGGTCGCGCCGCCGACGCTCAACCTGACTGCCCCCGATCCGACCGGCGACGGGATCGATTTCGTCGCAAACCAAGCCCGGCCAACGGAGATGGACTACGCGATCTGCAATGGCTTCGGCTTTGGAGGGGTCAATGCCAGTGCGTTGTTCCGGCGCTGGACGGACAAGTCATCCAGCGCGAGCGCCGAAGGATCCTCCGGCTGAGATTGCCCCTGACCGCGCCCGCGCATGCCGCATTTCAAGAACACAAATCCAGCTCAAAGAAAGAAGCGAATTCCATGAACAAGATCAATCCCGGCGTCGCCTTGGTGACAGGGGCATCTTCCGGCATCGGCCGCGCTACGGCTGATGCCTTGCTAAGCGCGGGCTATCGCGTATTCGGAACCAGCCGTCGCACGGCCTCCAAGCAATCCGACGGCGTTACCATGCTGACCTGCGACGTGACCGATGATGCGTCTGTCGCGAAACTCGTCGATGACGTCCTGGCCAAGGCCGGACGCATCGACCTGCTCGTCAACAATGCCGGCATGGGTCTGTTTGGCGGTGCGGAGGAGTCCTCGACCGCCCAGGCCCAGGCGCTGTTCGACGTGAACGTCTTCGGCGTCTTCCGCGTGACCAACGCGGTGTTGCCGGCAATGCGGCGCCAAGGGAAGGGCAGAATCGTCAATCTGAGTTCGGTACAGGGGTTCATCCCAGCCCCCTATTTCGCGCTCTACGCGTCGACCAAACATGCCATCGAGGGCTATTCCGAATCGCTCGATCACGAATTGCGCCCGTTCGGCATTCGCGTTTCGCTGGTGGAGCCGGCCTACACCCGTACTTCATTCGAGGACAATCTCGCCGCCCCCGATCAGTTGCTCGATATCTATGACTCCGCGCGCTCCGGCATGACCATGGCCGTGCGGAAATCGATGGAAAAAGGCGATGCGCCCGAAGTGGTAGCGGCGACGATCTTGGCCGCTGCGGTCGATCCCGCTCCGAAAAAGCGCTATGCGGCGGGAAAGATGGCGCGCCAGGTCAGTTTGCTGCGCCGCTTCGTCCCCGCATCCGCATTCGACAAAAGCCTGAGAAGGCAACTCGGGCTGCCGGTCTGAGACGGGCGTTGGTTTACCGCTGTTTCGAAGGAAACGATGAATCGCGTCAGGCGCGGGACAGTCCGTCGATCAGCGCCATGAGAACGGCGCGATAGTCCTCGGTCGAGGCGCCGGCCTCGATGGCAAGTGCCGCGCGGTCGAACGCAGCAGCAAGCAGCGCGGTCAGTGCTTCCGCCGGCAGTCGTGTCATCGTGTTGGCGCGCATGGCCGTGACCAGGCCCTCGCGCAGCGCGCGGTTGCCGTGGCGGTTGTCGATCGCGTCCATGGCGGCGCGGCCGAGCACGGCAGGGCCATCAAGCAGCAACAACCGCGTGCGGCCGGGCACGCGCATGGCGGCGAGATAGGCGTCCGAGCCGGCGATCAATGCATCGCGGGCTTCCAGCGAGGAAGGGGAGGCGCGATCGATCTCGTCGGCCACTGCCTGCGCCTCCTGCTCGACCACGGCGGCAAACAGCGCCTGCTTGTCGGCAAAGTGGTGGTAAAGCGCGCCACGCGTCACGCCGGCGGCGGCGGCGATCTCCGGCGTGCCCGTCTCGGCATAGGATTTTTCCGTGAACAGTTTTCGCGACGCCGCGATCAGGTAGGCGCGCGTCGCCTCGGTGCGGTCGCGGTTGGAGCGACGCGCGGATTCTTGTTGCATACATACAGCCTGTATGTAATTCAATTTACATGCAGACTGTATGTTAGTTGACGGGAGAAGGAAAGATGAAGACCACGAGCTATTATCCGGTG harbors:
- a CDS encoding Lrp/AsnC family transcriptional regulator; the protein is MKFDEIDKRILRALQRDGRMANNDLANEVGLSPSPCLRRVKLLEEAGVIDRYVAVLNPASIGKGLTFFTRIWLKAQDEDTIEHFATQVAKLPQVMECYLMLGDCDAMVRIVADSIDDYRRFQSEHLSRIKGVQNVKTDVPSQTIKYTLELPI
- a CDS encoding AzlC family ABC transporter permease, whose amino-acid sequence is MSISQTVEAAGDGSGSEFRRGVTSCAPVLLGTIPYALVLGAQATQKGLSTVELSMMTGLNFAGGSEFAAIQLWTSPPHILLIVAITFLVNSRHLLMGAALAPFLRDLPRRKVFPALFFMCDESWALGLTDARQRTAAGITPAFSPRYYMGAALAMYLTWVAFTTLGALLGPMLGHVETYGFDMAFPAVFLVLMRGMWKGVAAARPWLVSLVVAALIYLFVPGAWYVAAGAVSGLVAAWLMAGDA
- a CDS encoding AzlD family protein, whose product is MIDGATVFTIVLMASVTYLTRIGGYVVLRNRVLSARATTVMEAAPGCVLISVIAPAFVSRNPADLLALAITFVAATRLSMLPTVLIGVTAAGLLRHFIG
- a CDS encoding FMN-dependent NADH-azoreductase; this encodes MSILLVTSSPRGAASHSTRIATEFAEKLVAADPSNTLVVRDLVANPLPHIDADYATGIYTPVEARTQRQAEVVGVSDVVLDELFAADTVILATGFINFNISSTLKSWVDHISRSGRSFAYGENGPKGLVTGKKVYVVLASGGVYSEGAAVQFDHAIPYLRGVLGFLGMTDVDVIRIEGVSMGPDAVAAALAKATAKVDAVVAASRDVATAA
- a CDS encoding LysR family transcriptional regulator, which encodes MQPNPTLDQLQILVAVADTGSFSAAGRKLNRAQSVISYGIANLEAQLGLKLFEREGTREPQLTEIGRAMLEDARRMIGVLQRMRSRADGHHHGLEAEVALSVDASLPSSVLVRVLKAFEMQFPTVMLRLHIGTLGLIPDHVVSGQADLGIGGLLGDVDVHLVRIGFMSIVLAAAPSHPLALLPKPLALEDVREHTQLVVTDQSERTKGRDFGVFAYRTWRLTDMRTKHMLMREGLGWGGLPRWLISDDLASGRLVEIDLEPFSEVRSPLFAMHRNDTSPKPAAAWLIERFKRGLGCFNEFEPGEVPAEEPETSNAQG
- a CDS encoding TetR/AcrR family transcriptional regulator; translation: MRVSRAQAEANREAVIDAASRLFREHGFDGIGLKDLMKGAGLTQGGFYKQFESKDDLAAQASRRAMEHATRRWSAAAAASPDPLEAVIGFYLSPGHRETKGEGCPLVALGSDAARQSEEVREPFQDGIAAHLEILDQLIPGAEGPGDHRKAMAVLSLMVGAVTISRILKDEEMSRRFLSAAAGEVRQIAASRE
- the fabF gene encoding beta-ketoacyl-ACP synthase II, with the translated sequence MRRIVITGMGAVSPLGANVATSWSRLLAGRSGIRRLADDVVGDLPAKIGATVPSLQEDPEAGFDPDTVLAPKEQRRADRFILFALAAAEEALSQAKWKPVSNDDKARTATIIASGVGGFPAITEAVRTVDQRGVRRLSPFTVPSFLVNMAAGQISIRYGFKGPLGAPVTACAAGIQAIGDAARLIRANEADIAVCGGTEACMNAVSLGGFAAARSLSTSFNHRPDQASRPFDMLRDGFVMGEGAGVLVVEALSHALARGAKPLAELVGYGTTADAYHITSGPEDGDGARRAMEIAISQAGISARDVRHLNAHATSTPVGDAGEIEAIKRVFGADFSIAVSGTKAATGHLLGAAGGLGAIFTILALRDQVAPPTLNLTAPDPTGDGIDFVANQARPTEMDYAICNGFGFGGVNASALFRRWTDKSSSASAEGSSG
- a CDS encoding oxidoreductase; this translates as MNKINPGVALVTGASSGIGRATADALLSAGYRVFGTSRRTASKQSDGVTMLTCDVTDDASVAKLVDDVLAKAGRIDLLVNNAGMGLFGGAEESSTAQAQALFDVNVFGVFRVTNAVLPAMRRQGKGRIVNLSSVQGFIPAPYFALYASTKHAIEGYSESLDHELRPFGIRVSLVEPAYTRTSFEDNLAAPDQLLDIYDSARSGMTMAVRKSMEKGDAPEVVAATILAAAVDPAPKKRYAAGKMARQVSLLRRFVPASAFDKSLRRQLGLPV
- a CDS encoding TetR/AcrR family transcriptional regulator, translating into MQQESARRSNRDRTEATRAYLIAASRKLFTEKSYAETGTPEIAAAAGVTRGALYHHFADKQALFAAVVEQEAQAVADEIDRASPSSLEARDALIAGSDAYLAAMRVPGRTRLLLLDGPAVLGRAAMDAIDNRHGNRALREGLVTAMRANTMTRLPAEALTALLAAAFDRAALAIEAGASTEDYRAVLMALIDGLSRA